The following coding sequences are from one Lolium rigidum isolate FL_2022 chromosome 6, APGP_CSIRO_Lrig_0.1, whole genome shotgun sequence window:
- the LOC124667337 gene encoding histone chaperone ASF1B-like, with translation MSAVNLTNVAVLDNPTSFVNPFQFEISYECLVALEDDLEWKLIYVGSAEDENYDQQLESVLVGPVNVGTYRFVLQADPPDPSKIREEDIIGVTVLLLTCSYMGQEFIRVGYYVNNDYDDEQLREEPPAKLLIDRVQRNILTDKPRVTKFPINFHPETSAGQQQEQPQSALPENQTGEGGKPTNTDP, from the exons atgagcgCGGTGAACCTGACGAACGTGGCGGTGCTCGACAACCCCACCTCCTTCGTCAACCCGTTCCAGTTCGAGATCTCCTACGAGTGCCTCGTCGCCCTCGAGGATG ATCTGGAGTGGAAGCTTATATACGTTGGATCAGCAGAAGATGAGAATTATGATCAGCAACTTGAGAGTGTGCTGGTTGGCCCTGTGAATGTCGGGACATACCGTTTTGTTCTGCAG GCTGACCCTCCGGATCCCTCAAAGATCCGGGAGGAAGACATAATTGGTGTTACAGTGCTCCTGTTGACTTGTTCGTACATGGGGCAGGAGTTCATCAGAGTAGGTTACTACGTGAACAATGACTATGATGATGAGCAACTCAGAGAAGAACCCCCAGCGAAGCTGCTGATTGACCGGGTGCAGAGAAATATTCTGACTGACAAGCCCAGAGTCACCAAGTTCCCCATCAACTTCCATCCTGAAACCAGCGCAGGACAGCAGCAAGAGCAGCCACAATCAGCTTTACCTGAAAACCAGACAGGCGAAGGCGGCAAGCCCACCAACACGGATCCATGA
- the LOC124664578 gene encoding uncharacterized protein LOC124664578: MTGSRKQELNSKKKLEKKLSFYTKVKDTVTSLNAKKAISKKKKQRSRQKKLKAYDFSELSEFLPETASSQKQTEVKLNCKSKQALVQRESAQLNAVLNNPQFQLDPFAAIHQHLVLTQPPSSMKEDDSAQIGKKSTRKDKKRKKKKNSALSTTQSMDI, translated from the exons AT GACTGGGTCTAGAAAGCAGGAGCTCAACTCTAAGAAAAAGCTCGAGAAGAAGCTTAGCTTCTACACAA AAGTGAAAGATACGGTTACTTCCCTAAATGCTAAGAAGGCTATCAGTAAG AAAAAGAAACAGAGGAGCCGTCAGAAGAAATTGAAAGCATATGATTTCTCAGAACTTTCTGAGTTCCTTCCTGAAACAGCTAGCTCACAGAAGCAGACTGAAGTAAAGCTGAACTGCAAATCAAAGCAGGCTTTAGT GCAACGGGAATCTGCTCAACTGAACGCTGTACTGAACAATCCTCAGTTCCAGCTAGACCCATTTGCGGCAATTCATCAGCATCTGGTATTAACACAACCACCTTCATCCATGAAAGAAGACGACTCTGCACAGATCGGGAAGAAATCTACTAGGAAGGacaagaaaaggaagaaaaagaagaacagCGCTTTGTCGACCACTCAGTCGATGGATATCTGA